Below is a genomic region from Drosophila albomicans strain 15112-1751.03 chromosome 2R, ASM965048v2, whole genome shotgun sequence.
ATTTTAGATCCTGTCgggaaaaacatttatttagctCTAGGGTTTTTAAGATGCTTTTATTCTCACCTTAAATATCTTGGACTGTGTGTCGTATTCCGCTCGCAGCTTATCGTACACAGCCTTCGAGATGAGCAGCTTCTTTTCGGTCAACAAACACTTGTCTTGCTCGGCCTTAATCCAGAGCTGACTCTTCTCCAGCCGTGCCTCCGTGTGCTCGCATTCTGTGGTCTTCAACTGCAACATGTCTTTGGTAACCTGCAGCACTTCTTTGATGGAATCGACTTGCTCCTTAAGCACAGCAATCTGTTGTTCCTGCTGTTTGTTCACTTTGGTCTTCTCGAAGAGCAGCGTTTTGGCTTTGAGTAGCAATTCATCCTGCTCTTGACGTGATTTGGGCGCATCCACGCCACCCAGCATCACCGACTGTTTGAGAGACTGCTCCAAATTGGACACCCGCTTCTTTAGCCTTTCATTCTCACAACGCGCTTCCTTTACGTACCGAAGATTTCCCAAtgaattaattgttaattgaaaagaatatttcaaaactAACCTCAAAATCTTTACGCAGAGCACCGATTCTTTTGCGAGACTCCTCTAGCAACGCTTGTTTCTCGCTCTCCAATGTGAATACCATATCGAGAAGCTCATTTTGTGGCTGTGCAGCTGGTTGTTCCACTTGCTCCTCCACCTCGGTGCCATTGTTATTAACATCGCCTCCAACGGCGCCTTCAGCAGAGTTTTCAgacatatttaaacaaaaatcttttatttaaattaattaaatatctttACACGCCAGAGACTATTTTCTTGTGAGCTATGggattttgttttcatttcgtttttttttgtatttatagaCAGAATAGATGCACGCTCTATTAATAGATAAATTCTTTGGACTCTCCGGCTCTCTTCGCATTCTCTCTCATAGATATCCCATAGAATAAAAACATTAACTAGACTCGCCAGAGTTGTAGTTTTGGCATACGCCGCAGCATATTCTGAAGTTCCATTTATTATGCATGTTACGTGAATGAGAAAGTTTGAATTATGGTGCGGAATTAATACAAATCGCAGGTTAGCAAAcgaaacaattaaattgttattacaaataaatggGTGGGCGAAAGTTTGCAGTGAGTGTTGGTGATACATAAGATTAAATGCCTAACAGAGTTAAAGAAATGATAGTTGATGAGCCACTAACTATGATAGCTTTTAACCATCAAGCTCGCCAGCGGCGCAGGCATCTGCGTAACTCTTGCCACTCTTATCCTCAGGATTCAGCTTAATCATGTCATCGATGCGCAAAATTGTGATGGCTGCCTCTGTGGCGAACTTCAGCGATTTGATCTTGGACATGGCTGGTTCCAGAACGCCGGACTTCTTGTTGTCACGGACCACACCCTCAATCAAGTCCAAGCCGGTCCACTTCAGGTCACCGTGCTTAGTGTTTGTCTGGCTGGAGTTGTGGTAGGAGCGCAGTTTAGCCACCAAATCGGTAGCATCCTTGGCGGCATTTACCGACAGTGTTTTGGGAATG
It encodes:
- the LOC117573773 gene encoding uncharacterized protein LOC117573773, which translates into the protein MSENSAEGAVGGDVNNNGTEVEEQVEQPAAQPQNELLDMVFTLESEKQALLEESRKRIGALRKDFEEARCENERLKKRVSNLEQSLKQSVMLGGVDAPKSRQEQDELLLKAKTLLFEKTKVNKQQEQQIAVLKEQVDSIKEVLQVTKDMLQLKTTECEHTEARLEKSQLWIKAEQDKCLLTEKKLLISKAVYDKLRAEYDTQSKIFKDLKSAYEQKLKVLSIALEEAKK